The following are encoded in a window of Bacillota bacterium genomic DNA:
- a CDS encoding polyribonucleotide nucleotidyltransferase, whose protein sequence is MAEQDYITKAIEIGGRTFSVDIGRVAGQASAAVLARYGETVVLVAATREALREGLDFFPLTVDYEERHYAVGRIPGSFMKREGRPGEKAILAARLVDRSIRPLFPGNFTQDVHVVALVMSVDQDCSPAITAILGASVALTLSDIPFAGPVGAVIMGMVDGQLVVNPTLEEDQKSDLHLTVAGTREAINMVEAGANEVSEEVMVDALTKAHAEIRRIAEWVAEVRAQVEPLGWAHPKIEVPAGEPEPELVAAVRTVGYEKMRAAVHHCKDERLDKKSADRHLEAAKAEIVNAALADFPEAEQRLKSLVDKLEKEAVRELVLKDKVRLDGRAFDEIRDISVEVDVLPRAHGSGLFQRGQTQVLSAITLGAVRDEQILDGLDTQETRRFMHHYNFPHFSTGEARPIRSAGRREIGHGALAGRALEAVLPGEEAFPYTIRIVSEVLSSNGSTSMASVCGSCLALMDAGVPIKAPVAGIAMGLVKEGDEVAVLTDIQGTEDHLGDMDFKVAGTEGGITALQMDIKIAGITPQILAQAMAQARDARLYILDRYKEVLPGPRPEISPRAPRIIHTAIDPEKIRDIIGPGGKIIRKISETTGVDIDVEDDGRVYITAPEPEGGKKALDIIKTITAEVKVGEVYLGRVVKIMEFGCFVEVIPGVLGLPGKDGLVHISQLAHNRVRKVEDVVREGDQILVKAIGFDNQGRLKLSKREAMEPPAGGVGEGDRPAFAGDDRAADRRPRSRFSRR, encoded by the coding sequence ATGGCTGAGCAAGATTATATTACCAAAGCAATTGAAATCGGCGGCCGGACATTCAGCGTGGACATCGGGCGTGTGGCCGGGCAGGCTTCCGCCGCCGTTCTGGCCCGCTACGGGGAGACGGTCGTACTGGTGGCGGCCACCCGGGAGGCGCTCCGGGAAGGTCTGGACTTTTTCCCGCTGACCGTGGACTACGAAGAGCGTCACTATGCCGTGGGGCGGATTCCCGGGAGCTTCATGAAGCGTGAAGGACGCCCCGGTGAAAAAGCCATTCTTGCGGCGCGGCTGGTCGACCGGTCCATCAGGCCGCTCTTCCCGGGGAACTTCACCCAGGACGTGCACGTGGTGGCGCTGGTGATGTCGGTGGACCAGGATTGCTCGCCGGCGATCACCGCGATCCTGGGCGCGTCGGTGGCGCTGACTCTTTCGGACATCCCGTTCGCCGGCCCGGTGGGGGCGGTGATCATGGGGATGGTTGACGGGCAGTTGGTGGTCAACCCCACGCTCGAGGAGGACCAAAAGTCCGATCTGCACCTGACCGTCGCGGGAACCCGGGAAGCGATCAACATGGTGGAGGCCGGCGCAAATGAGGTTTCCGAGGAAGTAATGGTGGATGCGCTCACCAAAGCGCACGCCGAAATCAGGCGGATTGCGGAATGGGTCGCCGAGGTCCGGGCCCAGGTTGAACCCCTGGGTTGGGCCCACCCGAAGATTGAGGTGCCGGCCGGCGAACCGGAGCCGGAACTGGTCGCGGCAGTGCGGACCGTTGGATACGAAAAGATGCGGGCCGCCGTGCACCACTGCAAGGATGAACGGCTGGACAAGAAATCCGCCGACCGGCACCTGGAAGCGGCCAAGGCCGAAATCGTCAATGCCGCTCTGGCCGACTTTCCGGAGGCGGAACAACGCCTGAAAAGCCTGGTCGACAAGCTGGAGAAAGAAGCCGTGCGGGAGTTGGTGCTAAAAGACAAGGTACGGCTCGACGGCCGCGCCTTCGACGAAATCAGGGACATCAGCGTGGAGGTGGACGTCCTGCCGCGCGCCCATGGTTCCGGCCTTTTCCAGCGCGGTCAGACCCAGGTGCTTTCGGCGATTACCCTTGGTGCCGTGCGGGACGAGCAGATCCTCGACGGGCTGGACACCCAGGAAACCAGGCGGTTTATGCATCACTACAACTTCCCCCATTTCTCAACCGGGGAGGCGCGCCCCATCCGCTCGGCGGGCCGCCGGGAGATCGGCCACGGCGCCCTGGCGGGGCGGGCCCTGGAGGCGGTTCTGCCGGGAGAGGAGGCCTTCCCGTACACCATACGCATCGTGTCCGAGGTGCTTAGTTCCAACGGGTCGACGTCCATGGCCAGTGTCTGCGGCAGTTGCCTGGCCCTGATGGACGCGGGGGTGCCGATCAAGGCCCCGGTGGCGGGCATCGCGATGGGCTTGGTCAAGGAGGGCGACGAGGTTGCCGTCCTGACCGATATTCAGGGCACGGAGGACCACTTGGGGGACATGGACTTCAAGGTGGCCGGCACCGAAGGCGGGATCACCGCCCTCCAGATGGACATCAAGATCGCCGGGATCACCCCGCAAATACTCGCCCAGGCTATGGCGCAGGCGCGGGACGCGCGGCTTTACATCCTGGACCGGTACAAGGAGGTGCTCCCCGGACCCAGGCCGGAGATTTCCCCGCGGGCGCCGCGGATCATCCACACCGCCATTGATCCGGAGAAGATACGGGACATCATCGGTCCGGGCGGCAAGATCATCAGGAAGATTTCGGAGACCACCGGGGTGGACATCGACGTGGAAGACGACGGGCGGGTGTACATCACCGCTCCGGAGCCGGAGGGCGGCAAAAAGGCCCTGGACATCATCAAGACGATCACCGCCGAAGTCAAGGTGGGCGAGGTGTACCTCGGCCGCGTGGTAAAAATAATGGAATTCGGGTGCTTCGTGGAGGTTATCCCCGGGGTGCTCGGGCTGCCCGGCAAAGACGGACTGGTCCACATCTCGCAGTTGGCCCATAACCGGGTGCGCAAAGTGGAAGACGTCGTTCGGGAGGGGGACCAAATTCTGGTAAAGGCCATCGGTTTCGACAACCAGGGCCGCCTGAAACTGTCAAAGAGAGAAGCCATGGAGCCCCCTGCCGGTGGCGTCGGGGAAGGCGACCGGCCGGCCTTTGCGGGTGACGACCGGGCGGCGGACCGGCGTCCGCGTTCGCGGTTTTCCCGGAGATAA
- the rpsO gene encoding 30S ribosomal protein S15 codes for MTLSVDRKQPIIDKFKLHENDTGSPEVQVAILTERINLLTEHLKTHRKDFHSRRGLLKMVGQRRALLNYLRDRDPDRYRKLIQELGLRK; via the coding sequence ATGACCCTGAGTGTGGACCGGAAGCAACCCATAATCGACAAGTTCAAGCTGCACGAGAACGACACCGGTTCCCCCGAAGTACAGGTGGCGATTCTTACCGAGCGGATCAATCTGCTCACCGAACACCTGAAGACGCACCGTAAAGACTTCCATTCCCGGCGGGGGCTCCTGAAGATGGTCGGACAACGCCGGGCGCTGTTGAATTACCTGCGGGATCGCGATCCGGACCGCTACCGGAAGCTCATCCAGGAACTTGGACTACGGAAGTAG
- a CDS encoding bifunctional riboflavin kinase/FAD synthetase — protein sequence MDLRTNFKNLRYHYPRLVIGLGNFDGVHLGHQELILRLVERGRRLGGVPGIFTFHPHPVSVLRPEHAPPLLLTQESKEEIMAGLGVRLLLRIPFTLEFARLAPEEFIRDVLYSELGVVSVFVGYNYTFGHRGRGTPETLKERSPAYGFETNVVEPVEVAGEVVSSTKIRELLSRGRVEEARRFLGFAPFVDGTVVSGDGRGRKLGFPTANLETSPDILIPANGVYAVKAQIGGQRHSGVANIGCRPTFTGAESRRNLEVHLFDVADNLYGKSMRVFFERYLRGEQKFGSPAELIRQIEADVREARTGE from the coding sequence TTGGACTTAAGGACTAATTTCAAGAACCTGCGCTACCATTACCCTCGTTTGGTGATCGGCCTGGGTAACTTTGACGGGGTGCATCTCGGGCACCAGGAACTCATTTTGAGGCTGGTGGAAAGGGGGCGCCGGTTGGGCGGCGTACCCGGCATTTTCACTTTTCATCCCCATCCGGTGTCGGTGCTGCGCCCCGAGCACGCTCCTCCCCTGCTGCTGACCCAGGAATCCAAGGAAGAAATCATGGCCGGACTTGGGGTCCGGCTGCTCCTGCGAATTCCGTTCACCCTGGAATTCGCCCGGTTGGCGCCGGAGGAGTTCATCCGGGATGTGCTCTACAGCGAGTTGGGAGTCGTCAGTGTGTTTGTCGGCTACAACTATACGTTCGGACACCGCGGGCGGGGCACCCCGGAGACGCTGAAGGAGCGGTCGCCGGCCTACGGCTTCGAAACCAACGTGGTCGAACCGGTTGAGGTTGCCGGGGAAGTGGTGAGCAGTACCAAGATCCGCGAACTGTTATCCCGGGGGCGGGTGGAGGAGGCCCGGCGGTTTCTCGGCTTTGCTCCTTTCGTCGACGGCACGGTGGTTTCCGGAGACGGTCGCGGCCGCAAGCTGGGATTTCCGACGGCCAACCTGGAGACCAGCCCGGACATCCTGATCCCGGCCAACGGAGTCTACGCCGTCAAGGCGCAAATAGGCGGGCAAAGGCACTCCGGGGTGGCGAACATCGGTTGCCGGCCGACGTTCACCGGGGCCGAGTCCCGCCGGAACCTGGAGGTCCACCTTTTTGACGTTGCCGACAATCTGTACGGTAAGTCGATGCGGGTCTTTTTCGAACGGTATCTGCGGGGGGAACAGAAGTTCGGTTCCCCCGCGGAACTTATCCGCCAAATCGAGGCCGACGTCCGGGAGGCCCGGACTGGTGAGTGA
- the dut gene encoding dUTP diphosphatase: MDEDARIVLRVKKLNPLIGRSWPQPAYATSGSAGLDLCAALDAPLTIAPGERAQIPTGIAVQLPSRNLVGLVFGRSGLAAKHGITLANSVGVIDADYTGEIICPIVNHGTEPFTLNPGDRIAQLVCVPIAVAEVEYVYELAETVRGAGGFGSTGK; the protein is encoded by the coding sequence ATGGACGAAGACGCCCGGATCGTACTGCGCGTCAAGAAGCTGAACCCTCTCATCGGACGGTCCTGGCCCCAACCGGCCTACGCCACATCCGGTTCGGCCGGACTCGACCTCTGTGCCGCCCTCGACGCCCCCCTGACCATCGCCCCCGGAGAACGGGCCCAGATTCCAACGGGCATCGCGGTCCAGCTTCCGTCCCGCAACCTGGTCGGGCTGGTGTTCGGGCGCAGCGGCCTGGCGGCGAAGCACGGCATCACCCTGGCCAACAGCGTCGGGGTCATCGACGCCGACTACACGGGAGAGATCATCTGCCCCATTGTCAATCACGGCACCGAACCCTTCACGCTGAACCCCGGGGACCGGATCGCGCAATTGGTGTGCGTTCCGATCGCCGTGGCGGAGGTGGAGTACGTCTATGAATTGGCGGAGACGGTGAGGGGAGCCGGCGGTTTCGGCTCAACCGGGAAATAG
- a CDS encoding polysaccharide deacetylase family protein: MLRAKLIILTSVLCLAVGGFWWRWTPGVPVAGPEPFRHGPDDSKVAALAVNVDWGEECLPAILDICRQHDTKLTFFVTGRWAGKFPDLVRRMAAEGHEIGNHGFGHPHPDMLSLGQNLQDIRKAEAVIRGIIAQRTTLFAPPYGEHGPAVLQAAEQAGYRTVLWSVDTVDWKFRNADTIIGRVVNRVHPGAIVLMHPLESTTKALPVIITELEKDGYRLVTVGRLLGEDKKGDSPPFYPFSGASGDMSTGKEFPASGRIKQTMRQFWRFKD, from the coding sequence ATGTTGCGTGCCAAACTGATAATCTTGACGTCAGTTCTCTGTCTGGCCGTGGGCGGGTTCTGGTGGCGATGGACGCCCGGCGTTCCGGTCGCCGGGCCGGAGCCTTTCAGGCATGGCCCGGATGACTCCAAGGTGGCGGCGCTGGCGGTAAACGTGGATTGGGGAGAGGAGTGCCTCCCCGCGATCTTGGACATTTGCCGGCAGCACGATACAAAGCTCACCTTTTTTGTCACCGGGCGGTGGGCCGGCAAATTTCCGGACCTGGTGCGCCGGATGGCGGCGGAGGGCCACGAGATCGGCAACCACGGGTTCGGGCATCCCCATCCCGACATGCTGTCGTTGGGACAGAACTTGCAGGACATCCGGAAGGCCGAGGCCGTGATCCGGGGAATCATCGCGCAGCGCACCACATTGTTCGCGCCGCCCTATGGGGAACACGGCCCGGCGGTGCTCCAGGCGGCCGAGCAGGCCGGCTACCGAACGGTCCTTTGGAGCGTGGACACCGTGGACTGGAAGTTCCGCAACGCTGATACGATCATCGGCCGGGTGGTGAACCGGGTGCACCCGGGGGCGATTGTGCTGATGCACCCGCTGGAATCCACCACGAAGGCGCTGCCGGTGATCATCACCGAATTGGAGAAGGACGGTTACCGGCTCGTAACCGTTGGCCGGTTGTTGGGCGAAGACAAAAAGGGGGACAGTCCCCCTTTTTACCCTTTTTCGGGAGCATCGGGAGACATGTCCACCGGGAAGGAGTTTCCAGCATCGGGGCGAATAAAGCAGACAATGCGTCAGTTTTGGAGGTTTAAAGATTAG
- a CDS encoding pitrilysin family protein translates to MINKVMLDNGVCILTEEIPHVRSAAVGFWVDAGSRDETDSATGVCHFIEHMLFKGTEKRSAKDIAEALDRVGGQLNAFTTKEYTCYYARVLDEHLDLAVDVLTDMLFQARFAPEDVERERNVIVEEIKMYEDTPDELVHDILAKALWNTHALGRPVIGSAAVIQNLSRADLLDYYDRHYRQGRYVIAVAGNVKHERVAELLARIFRDLPPEGPPRALTAPHPSQRVECRDKDTEQVHLCIGSQGLRLDDEHIYVLQVLNTLLGGGMSSRLFQKVREQLGLAYNVYSYHSSYRDTGLFGIYAGLSRDNIGTVLDIILDEVNDLRNGGVTEEEMARTKEQLKGSFLLSLESVNARMSRLGKSQLYLGRVQTPEEIVAELARVKTEQIAAVCDQIFRRDKLSLASIGPWQEDGAWPSALSRLG, encoded by the coding sequence ATGATCAATAAGGTGATGCTCGACAACGGCGTGTGCATCCTCACCGAGGAGATCCCGCACGTCCGGTCGGCGGCGGTCGGGTTCTGGGTGGACGCCGGGTCCCGCGACGAAACGGATTCGGCGACCGGAGTTTGCCACTTCATTGAGCACATGCTGTTCAAGGGCACCGAGAAGCGCTCGGCGAAGGACATCGCCGAAGCCCTGGACCGCGTCGGCGGCCAGTTGAACGCCTTCACCACAAAGGAGTACACCTGCTACTACGCCCGGGTGCTGGACGAGCACCTCGACCTGGCGGTCGACGTGCTGACGGACATGCTCTTTCAAGCGCGATTTGCGCCGGAAGACGTGGAGCGGGAACGCAACGTCATAGTGGAAGAGATCAAGATGTACGAGGACACCCCCGACGAACTGGTCCACGACATCCTCGCCAAGGCGCTCTGGAACACGCATGCGCTCGGCCGACCGGTCATCGGCAGCGCCGCGGTGATTCAAAACCTTTCCCGGGCCGATCTGCTGGACTATTATGACCGTCACTACCGCCAAGGGCGGTATGTCATCGCGGTGGCCGGAAACGTAAAGCACGAACGAGTGGCCGAACTCTTGGCCCGCATTTTCCGTGACCTGCCCCCCGAGGGTCCGCCGCGGGCGCTGACCGCGCCGCACCCCAGCCAGAGGGTGGAATGCCGGGACAAAGACACCGAACAGGTGCACCTGTGCATCGGCTCCCAGGGCCTGCGCCTGGACGACGAGCACATCTACGTGCTGCAGGTGTTGAACACCTTGCTCGGCGGGGGGATGAGTTCGCGCCTGTTCCAGAAGGTGCGCGAGCAGCTTGGCCTGGCCTATAATGTTTATTCCTATCACAGTTCCTACCGGGACACCGGGCTTTTTGGGATTTACGCGGGACTGAGCCGGGATAACATCGGCACCGTGCTGGATATCATCCTGGATGAGGTGAACGACCTCCGCAACGGCGGGGTGACTGAGGAAGAGATGGCCAGAACCAAGGAACAGCTCAAGGGCAGTTTTCTCTTGAGCCTGGAGAGCGTCAACGCCCGGATGAGCCGCCTCGGGAAGTCGCAGCTGTATCTCGGCCGCGTGCAGACACCGGAGGAGATCGTGGCCGAACTGGCCCGGGTAAAAACCGAACAAATCGCCGCCGTGTGTGACCAGATTTTCCGGCGGGACAAACTCTCCCTGGCTTCCATCGGCCCGTGGCAGGAAGACGGCGCCTGGCCGTCGGCGCTCTCGCGGCTCGGTTGA
- a CDS encoding YlmC/YmxH family sporulation protein, translating to MRLTELMGKEVVNIFNGARLGVIGESDLTIDADSGHVHAIILPRRSNIVSMWSERQQLTIPWEAVRKIGTEVVIVELANNQSVSRFGRSSV from the coding sequence ATGCGCCTGACCGAACTGATGGGCAAAGAGGTGGTGAATATCTTTAACGGCGCCCGCCTGGGGGTGATCGGGGAGTCCGATCTAACCATTGATGCCGATTCCGGGCACGTGCACGCCATCATCCTGCCGCGGCGCAGCAATATCGTCAGTATGTGGTCGGAACGGCAGCAATTGACCATACCTTGGGAGGCGGTCCGCAAAATCGGGACCGAGGTGGTGATCGTCGAGCTGGCGAACAACCAGTCCGTGTCCCGTTTCGGCCGTTCCAGCGTCTAG